In the genome of Ptychodera flava strain L36383 chromosome 13, AS_Pfla_20210202, whole genome shotgun sequence, one region contains:
- the LOC139148232 gene encoding uncharacterized protein, with amino-acid sequence METNLVHLLILSILASTHLCNAVQRKDFNPPIRHDRNSRGVECNGYSSETLGAIKSPNYPSPYDDYASCSYSIEVPSGYTIQLIFSSFELESSYDYLYIYDGQDDYTYFDMVSYTGSDLPSDFITTSNHLYLVFNGDGSISKDGFYAMYVAYDDGSWVEHEEVGTTVEVCAGRRLISSAGGTVRSQAEEVDSYLDENPEDCEVTFISQDGFTDMTLTFTEVHTYKDNNDPYCWSGESDVVEVIDAESTFDQLCGEQPYMTYILRLPVRIRFNFTSNRPIFGGQSFTGFQGMFGLFYDPNDQDDCRTGLFKCDDSTCMSSDLRCDGLPHCLSESDEWDCSSSNTVVIILVSALVPVGLILLLALCCYFCSEKKSPAVTPATGATSTAATSTPMTTTGARRDIRAAPPFGFTSEKPAAYGNQPLTSAGHLPPLQNPQFSQPTSFANTLPPVPQSVPPTTTHPGHVQDPNQTGYPNPYQFEQGVENDPAYPPPPEIAVPTAPPSYDEAVNYNQATQPHL; translated from the exons ATGGAAACGAATTTGGTTCACCTATTGATTCTATCAATACTCGCATCTACTCACCTCTGCAATGCTGTACAAAGAAAAGATTTCAATCCGCCGATACGCCATGACAGGA ATAGTCGTGGTGTTGAATGTAATGGTTACTCTAGCGAGACACTTGGTGCCATCAAGTCACCCAACTACCCGTCGCCTTACGATGACTATGCCTCTTGCAGTTACAGCATCGAAGTGCCTTCTGGGTATACGATTCAA TTGATATTCAGTTCATTCGAGCTTGAATCCTCGTACGACTACCTGTACATCTACGACGGCCAGGACGATTACACCTACTTCGATATGGTGAGCTACACGGGATCCGACTTGCCGAGCGACTTCATCACCACGTCCAATCACCTGTACTTGGTATTCAACGGCGACGGTTCGATTTCGAAAGACGGCTTCTATGCAATGTATGTCGCGTACGATGACGGCAGTTGGGTTGAACATGAGGAGGTCGGCACCACTGTAGAAG TATGCGCGGGTAGGCGACTTATCAGTTCAGCCGGCGGAACAGTTCGATCTCAGGCCGAAGAAGTGGATTCGTATCTCGATGAAAACCCAGAAGACTGCGAAGTAACTTTCATATCTCAAGACGGCTTCACCGATATGACTCTCACTTTCACTGAAGTGCATACCTACAAAGACAATAATGATCCAT ATTGCTGGTCTGGCGAGTCGGATGTGGTCGAGGTTATTGATGCAGAGAGCACCTTTGATCAATTGTGTGGCGAGCAACCGTATATGACTTACATCTTACGGCTGCCTGTCAGAATCAGGTTTAACTTCACCTCAAACAGACCAATATTTGGTGGACAATCGTTCACCGGATTTCAGGGAATGTTTGGCCTCTTCTATGATC CAAACGATCAGGACGACTGTCGAACGGGCCTGTTCAAGTGCGATGATTCAACTTGTATGAGTAGTGACCTGAGATGTGATGGCCTGCCGCATTGTTTGAGTGAATCAGATGAATGGGATTGTT CCTCCAGCAACACCGTTGTAATTATCTTGGTGAGCGCTCTAGTACCCGTGGGCTTAATTCTACTGCTGGCGCTGTGTTGTTACTTTTGTTCCGAGAAGAAATCACCAGCTGTAACGCCTGCAACGGGAGCCACCTCGACAGCGGCCACATCAACGCCAATGACTACCACAGGTGCCAGGCGAGACATCAGAGCAGCACCGCCTTTTGG GTTTACGTCTGAAAAGCCAGCGGCATACGGCAACCAACCACTTACATCAGCAGGTCACCTACCACCTCTACAGAACCCACAGTTCAGCCAACCGACAAGTTTTGCGAATACCCTGCCACCTGTTCCCCAATCAGTCCCGCCAACGACAACTCACCCTGGACACGTGCAAGACCCGAACCAAACGGGCTACCCGAACCCCTATCAGTTCGAACAAGGAGTAGAAAACGACCCGGCGTATCCACCACCTCCGGAAATCGCAGTCCCTACAGCGCCACCATCTTATGATGAAGCCGTTAACTATAACCAGGCAACGCAGCCCCATCTGTAA